The proteins below come from a single Periophthalmus magnuspinnatus isolate fPerMag1 chromosome 7, fPerMag1.2.pri, whole genome shotgun sequence genomic window:
- the cfap126 gene encoding protein Flattop: MSSGYSANQYENAFKSQRMQNWCQTKHFKERPSAKQGHTSFIVDDRGHLLPSKKRDSSWSDFKGTWELPSRIPAPSVCPTARSQQGLNRLKAWGFIESLPNMTPTPGGGRHTEGNTDKERRDCTFEQYQANPITTPGMPQKQCRRERGDSNPKTVRYRTTLCC, encoded by the exons ATGTCTTCAGGGTATTCTGCCAACCAG TACGAAAATGCCTTCAAGTCCCAGAGGATGCAAAACTGGTGCCAGACAAAGCATTTTAAAGAG AGACCTTCAGCCAAACAGGGTCATACAAGCTTCATAGTGGATGACAGAGGCCATCTGCTCCCAAGCAAAAAG AGAGACAGTTCTTGGTCGGATTTTAAAGGTACTTGGGAGCTCCCATCCCGGATACCTGCTCCCAGTGTCTGCCCCACAGCGCGCTCCCAGCAGGGCTTGAACCGTCTCAAAGCATGGGGCTTTATAGAATCACTCCCCAACATGACGCCGACACCAGGGGGTGGCAGACACACAGAGGGCAACACAGACAagg aaAGAAGAGACTGCACATTTGAACAATACCAGGCCAACCCAATCACCACACCAGGAATGCCCCAGAAACagtgcaggagagagagaggggactcCAACCCAAAAACTGTCCGCTACAGGACGACACTCTGCTGCTGA
- the ccnq gene encoding cyclin-Q: protein MATTSSSSRSFSSSSSVRSDQSRERDPSRDVKTHFRVCRFIMEAGVKLGMRSVPVATACTLYHRFCARVDITAYEPFLVAMSCMYLAGKVEEQHLRTRDIINVSHRCFRSGSAPLECDQDFWDLRDSVVQCELLILRQLNFQVSFQHPHKFLLHYLLSVRALLNRHAWARSPVAEASWALLRDCYHGDMCIRHAPQHMAIAAIYLALHSYGVELPRGDKEWWEVLCSDVTRADIDAVISDLLQLYDLEAKCV, encoded by the exons ATGGcaaccacctcctcctcttcccgtagcttttcctcctcctcttctgtcagGTCAGACCAGAGCCGAGAGAGGGACCCATCCAGAGACGTCAAGACTCACTTCAGAGTTTGTCGCTTTATCATGGAAGCAG GGGTCAAGCTGGGCATGCGCTCGGTGCCCGTGGCCACAGCCTGCACTCTGTACCATCGTTTCTGCGCCCGTGTTGACATCACCGCCTACGAACCCTTTCTCGTCGCCATGAGCTGCATGTATTTAGCCGGGAAAGTTGAGGAGCAGCACCTGAGAACACGTGACATCATCAATGTCAGccacag GTGTTTTCGCAGCGGCAGCGCTCCTCTGGAATGTGACCAGGACTTCTGGGACCTCAGGGACAGTGTGGTGCAGTGTGAGCTCCTCATCCTCCGACAGCTCAACTTCCAAGTCTCATTCCAACATCCACACAAG TTCCTCCTGCACTACTTGCTGTCCGTGCGTGCGCTGTTGAACCGTCACGCCTGGGCTCGCTCCCCCGTTGCCGAGGCGTCGTGGGCCCTCCTTAGAGACTGTTACCACGGCGACATGTGCATCCGTCACGCCCCTCAGCACATGGCGATCGCGGCCATCTACCTCGCCCTCCACAGCTACGGTGTGGAACTGcccagaggagacaaggagtgGTGGGAG GTGCTGTGTTCAGACGTGACCAGGGCCGATATCGACGCAGTGATTTCAGATCTTCTGCAGCTCTACGACCTGGAGGCAAAATGTGTCTGA